From one Humulus lupulus chromosome 8, drHumLupu1.1, whole genome shotgun sequence genomic stretch:
- the LOC133796211 gene encoding uncharacterized protein LOC133796211 has product MASRRVIVETESESTTDTQTESESSKNDDLKWLKDLPYDPMGKLSSHLEFQRTRVECKADAPIHVPTMAIEKVLIANNTSVVQDEVLSHRLGLIPIKVDPRWFEYADNNTQNEKNTIVFKLHVRCAKGMPRIAVKSNELKWLPHGSEFPLISENLKSGSSSKPRTYTSFACSQDSFPEIELEAHAVKGPVVLLQKVEDESVVELKYKCPVNVFDIEDIGNMARFNEVVAKALPGGELRKKNQELVEEDIDVWVAGNYEIRVAATMMLLLIQQPL; this is encoded by the exons ATGGCAAGTCGAAGAGTGATAGTAGAAACAGAGTCAGAAAGCACAACCGATACACAGACCGAGTCAGAATCATCGAAGAATGACGActtgaaatggttgaaagaccTTCCATATGATCCAATGGGAAAACTTTCATCCCATCTCGAATTCCAGAGAACCCGGGTTGAATGCAAGGCTGATGCTCCCATTCAT GTTCCAACAATGGCTATTGAAAAAGTTCTTATTGCAAATAATACATCAGTTGTTCAAGACGAAGTTCTTTCCCACAGGTTGGGTCTCATTCCAATCAAGGTTGACCCGAGATGGTTTGAATATGCAG ACAATAATACACAAAATGAAAAGAACACTATTGTGTTTAAGCTCCATGTTCGTTGTGCAAAAGGCATGCCTCGCATTGCag TAAAGTCAAATGAATTGAAGTGGTTACCCCATGGAAGTGAGTTTCCTTTGATCTCAGAAAATTTGAAGTCTGGTTCATCATCAAAACCAAGAACATACACATCATTCGCTTGTAGCCAGGATTCCTTTCCA GAAATTGAATTAGAAGCACACGCTGTTAAAGGCCCG gttgTATTATTGCAAAAAGTTGAAGACGAGTCAGTTGTGGAACTAAAATATAAATGTCCGGTCAATGTCTTTGATATTGAAGATATTGGCAACA TGGCCAGATTTAATGAGGTTGTTGCAAAGGCTCTGCCAGGGGGAGAgcttagaaaaaaaaatcaagaactaGTTGAAGAAGATATTGATGTTTGGGTTGCTGGTAATTATGAGATTAGGGTGGCTGCCACTATGATGCTGTTGCTAATTCAACAGCCTCTGTAG